Genomic DNA from Nitratidesulfovibrio vulgaris str. Hildenborough:
GCAGGGTGATGGGAATGGTCTTGCGGATGACCACGGGATGGTGCGCCGAAGCCTCCATGGGCAATGGCTCACGGTGGCAGACGCTGCAGTTGTTGCCGCCGCCCATGACCTTGGCGTGCTGCTGGTACTGGATGGGCGGCATGTTATCGAGGTCGCGGCCGAAGGGATTCTCGGCGGGATATTCGGCGTGTGCCGCACCGTGGCATGTCGGACAACGCAGGTTGCCCATGTCGTCGGCGCGGGCCGAGAAGCGGTCCTTCTCCGAAGCCGTCCACTTGTTGAATGCCGATGCCGTGGCCGTGGCAGGCTTCTGGGCGAAATCATGGCAGCCGGTGCAGTCGGGTTCCATGGCCCACGGCGCACGCGGGTTGATGTCATCGACCGCGGACACGGCGCGGGGCTTGAGTTCCCTTGCGAGACGTGCCGCACTCTTGCGTCCAGCCTTCTCCTCCCAGCGCAGCAGGGAGAGGGCGTGGTCTTCCATGGCACCATGGCAACGCGTGCAGTCCAGTGCCTTGGCCTTGTGCAGCCCGCGCATGAAGCGCGTGGCGCCTTGCGGCGAAGAAGGATGGCAGCTTGCACATGTCTCGGCGCCGCCGTCGGTCATGTAGTTGGCATGCCAGCCGTGCAGGGCCGCCGAAAGGCTGGGGGCCGGGGCCTCGGGTGCCCCGCTGTGGCACGAACGGCACTCCACAGGGGCCTTGGCAGCCTGCGCGACGAGGTCGGTACCGTTGATGCGGTCATGGACGGTGAGCACGTCATCGGCCGTCGCCGGGGAGATTCCGGCCAGCCCGTCGCGCTTCCAGGCGCCGCCATGACAGTTGCGACACCCCACCTCCGTGGAGACGGGCAACACGGCGGCGGTACGGGCAAGAAGCCTGCCTTCGTCGTCGTGGGCCTCAACGGTGACCGTCGGGTAGGCATTGAACCCGCCGGAAGCGCGATAGGGCATGATGCCGATGCCGTCGGCGGCGAACGTGCTGCCCCCCTGCTCCAGTTTCATCTCGCCTGCTGCACCGGAGACGGGTGCACCTTCAAGGGTGGCGTGTTCGCGTTCGACACGCCACGTGATGCGTACGCCCTCTGTCACCGGCGCGGGGCCGGGCCCGCGGCGCACGAGTTGCGCCCGCAATGCCGCCTCGGGGGGCAGCATCGTCCACCGGGGTTCGGCGTCCGTCACCATCTGCATACCCTGCGTACTCCACGCCAGCAGTATGTAGTCGGCCCTGTCCGCATCGAAGGGCGGTATCGACGTGACGGGCATATACGGAGACGGGGCCGCTGCCGATGCCGCTGGGGCCTTGGCCGCAGGCGTCTCGCCCGTCGTCCGTGCCGGGCGCTCCAGCCCGCCCGCGGCGAAGATGCCGAGCAGGGCGACGACGGCGACAAGCCATGCGAAATAGTAGAAGGCGGTGAGTCTTGGCGACTGCTTGGATGGCATGAATCTACTCCTCTTTCATGCGGGGGCTAATGACGCCGTGCGTCGCGCTCGTTGACGAGGTAGGTGGCGAGGGCCCTCCGTTCTGCGGGGGTTCCCACGAACGGCGGCATGTAGCCCTGTAACGCTCCCTGCCCGGTGATCAACGCCTCGACCCCGGTGAGTGGCCTGTTCGCGATGCGGGGCAGGATGTCGATCATGGGGGCTCCGAGGCCGTGGCAGTTGGCGCACTGCACCTGCCACAGTTCGCGTCCTGCCTCATGCATGTTCGCTTCGGCAACCTGCTTGACGCCAGACCACCGCGCGACCTTCAGCATCCCTTCGAGGTCGGACTTGGCACCGGCTTCGGGCGTGATGCCGTTGGACCAGATGACACCGTGGACAATCCACGGGCGTCTGCCCGTCTCGCGCACCCACTCGAAGGTTCCGACCTGACACAGGCCGAGCACCAGCAGCAGCGCAGCCACAGGCACGCGCGCCCCGGAGGGAAGCCGCGTGAAGAAGGCCAGCCCGCCCACCATGAGGGCAGCCAGTACCCACGGGAAGGCTTCGAGGAAGGGCCGGATGTCGGCGGTTCGCCGCAGCACCATCTCGAGTTGCGGTGCAGGCAGCGCCCCGAGGTACCACCATGCGCCAACGGCCATGAAGGGAATGGGGACGAGTGCCCACAGCCGCGTCACGCCCGTCATGAGTTCCCGTGCGCGCTCGTCGTCGATGAGCGAGGCCCACACAAGGCCGAACAGCCCCGAGAGCATGGCGCACAGGGCACTGCGGAAGAGCAGCGAGGGCCAGAAGGTGGGATTGAAGAAGCCGTCCCAGAAGCCCTGCGTCTGCATCCACGCACCGGGTGTGAGCATGAAGGTGATGATGCCGTTGATCATGAACAGCGAGAGATACGCGAACAGGCCGTACAAGAGCCCCACATTGCGGTGGTCTTCGAAGCGCATCTTCCCGAAACCGTAGTAGTAGACGAGTAACGCCACTATCTCGCCGAGGAAGAACACCCATTCGGTGGCCCAGGCATAGACGAAACGATGCACCAGCAGGCTCGTGGCTGCCGGACTGATGAGCGAGATGATGACCCAGATGCCCACGCCGGATACACCGCCGAACACCATGCTGAGCAGCAGGAAGAAACGGGTGAACCGTTTCACCCAGAACGTGGCTTCCGCCGACCCCGCGCGTTCTGCGCGCGTGGCGGCATGGACGAGCAGGAAACCGCCCCCCACTGCGAACTGGGCGACGAACACATGCAGAACGGAGATGATGGCCACAAGCAGGCCACCGTTGATCCCCCAGAGTTGCCATACGGGATAGTCCATGTGCTAGGCCCCCTTTCGACTGCTGCGCATGAGGCGGAGCATCCAGATGATGGCGGCGACACCGCAGACCGCAGACGCGAGAAAAAGCACCAGCGGTGAGGTTTCGACGAAGTTCACGGGTTGGGGTTGCGCCCATGGGGCAAGATACCCCTCACGCAATGAGGCGCGCATCACCGCCATGACGGTGACCGTGCCGACGGCTGCCCCCACGGCGAGGGCCACGCTACGCGCGCGGGCCGCCAGCAGGGCAAGGGCCGTTCCGATCAGACCGAGGATGAAGGCCGCAGTCGCGAGAGTGTCCCCCCCCATGAAGCGCAGCATCAGGTCGCGGGGCAATGCCATGAGGAACCAGATGCCCAGGGCTATCTGCGCATACGTGGCATGGCTGAACCAGCGCAGCCCCGTCTCGATGCCCTCCGCCGCGTCAGGTGCCCCCCACGAGGCGCGTCGCACATGGAAGAGCGAAAGCGCCAGACCGCCGATGGCGATGGATCCCACGAGCATGTGCAGCCAGCGCGGTATCAGTGTCGGGTCGCCGAGGTTCAAAAGCGCGCCGTCACGCCGCTCGAACCATGCCAGCCAGCGTTCCGGCTGGAGCATGAGCGTCATGTTGTTGCTGAAGACGAACGACGTGGCCACCAGAAGCAGGAGCGCCAGAACGATGACGGCGATGCGCCGCGTGCCCAGTTCGTCGTGATTGATGGCGAAGATGTACAGGCCGTAGTAGGCGAGCATCACCAGACCGACGATGCCGAGCCACCAGAGCGCCATGATGACGGAACTCGTGTAGAAGAAGTTGCCATAGAGCACCTGCACGAAGAGCAGTGGCGGCACGCCGAGGTTGATGGCAAGCGCCAGTGCAGTGGGCAGGCGGGTGGCGAAGTCGCGCACCGGCCCCTGTTCGGACGCAGGTTTGCGCAACGCGTGCACCGCCACGATGACCGTGCCGCCAAGAACCGTGTTCATGAGCAGCAGATGCAGGACGAAGGTCAGCAGAAGCAGGATTTCGAACCACCACGCCGGGCCGGGCATGGCGTCAGCCAACGGGATGAGAGAGGCGGGTTCCATGGTGCGTCCTCGCAGGAAATACGGAAGGGGAAGGCATTAACCGATACTTGTTATTTCTAGCCTAGAATAATCCCCGTGGCAACGCGAGGTGCGAAAAGAATCAACGGCACACCGCGTGTCCCAGTGGTGGCTTGCAATGCGCGCTCACGTGCAGGCTTCGCGGTGTCTACCGGCGAGCCTATCACGGCACGGTGCCATCGCCGCCACAGGGGGTACGAGGGAGAATGAAGGAGGAAGGGACGCAGACGGACAGAGTGCCCCCGCACAAGGGAACACGGGAAAAACGTCGGGCGAGGGAGGGGCAGACAGCCGACATGTGCGCAGCGGTGCCGTACCCGGGCGACGCAACCCACTGCCGCAGGGGAAGGGGGCAGCCGCAGACAGGTCGTCGAGGCTACCGTGCGAAGCGGTCGTGCGTGATGCGGTAGAGGACGTGCGGTCTCAACGGGTGGTCGTCAGGCAGGCGGGGATGGTCGAAGGGGGACTCCAGCGTCATACCCAAACGCCGCATCACGCCTTGCGACCGGGTGTTGCTGACGGCGGTGAAGGCCACGACACTGGACAGGCCAAGTTGCCCGAAGGCGAAGGAGAGACTGGCGCGGGCCGCTTCGGTGGCATAACCGCACCCCCAATAGGGACGTGCCAGCCGCCAACCGACTTCGGTACAGGGAGAGAAGGGCAGGTCTTCGGGCTGATGCAGCCCCACGAAACCCATGAACGACTTGTCCTGTGTGCGCTCGACGGCCCAGAAGCCCCACCCTTGCCGTTCCATGAGCAGCACTATCCGGTCTGCCATCGCGTCGCTTTCCTCGCGCAAGAGTGGCGCGGGGAAATACCGCATGACTTCGGGGTCGGCGTTGAGCGCTGCGAAGGGCTGCCTGTCGGAGTCAAGCCACGGCCGCAGCACAAGCCGCGTCGTATGGAGCGTCACGGGTGTCATCGTGTGTCGGCCTGAGGTCTGCTCATGGGTCGCGCCCGCACGGGGCGGTCAGTCTTCGCTGGAGGTATCGCCAAGGTCGAGCACGTGTCTGCCCAGGACATAGTGCATGAGACGGGGGCGCTGGGCCGATTCCTCCAGCGCGGCGATGATACGCTGGATGCGACGCGATGAACGCAGCACGCCGTCGATGTACTCGGTGAGCATGAGCGTATCGAGGCGGGTGAGTTTCTCCTGCAACCTGTCGGCATGGGCGCGGGCAGGGGCGTCTTCGGGCAGCAGGTCACGCAGGGCCTGCATCTCCGTCGTGGCGTCCTCCCACTCGTCGTGCATGTCGTCGAGGAGTTCGGCGCAGAGTTCACCGTAGTTGCGCAGGATGGCGAGGGCGTTGTTGCCGTGGTGAGCGACGGCACCTGCCGCCTTTTCCAGCGCGTCACGGGCCACGGCGAGGCGACGCCCCGTGGTGAGGGCCACGATGCGGGCGCACTTCGCGAGAAAACGTGCGTCGTAGCCGTCGAACCCGCCCTCCTGTTCGGAATACAGGAGCACGAGCCCGAAGGGGGCCTTGTCCTTGCGCTCGCGCAGCACGAAGGCAAGCCGTGAGCGACACCCTGCCTTGTAGGCCATGCAGTCGAACGACTCGCCACCACGGTCCATGCCGCGCAGGTCGTTGGAGACGACGTGTCGCGTCCCGTCGCAGACTGCACGCATGACAGGATGCCCGGCAAGCCCCTCCTCGAGGATGGGCGAGAAGATGGGTACGGCGCCGCCATCGGGCCTGTCGGAGGCCACAACCCGCCAGTCTCCGTCCGCATCGCGCAGGCGGCACACGAAGAGGTCTGCCCCGAAAAAGCGGACGAGGGTCTGGGCACTCTGCCGCAACGCCTCTTCGGGCGGCACCATCTCCTCAGCGACGCCAAGCAGTTCGTTGGTGACGCGAATGAGCGGTTCCATATCATGACGCATGGCCGCCACGTCGCCCAGAAGCCCCAGAAGGTCGCGCCAGCCCTGTACGGGGCCCTTGCCCGCATTGGGGCGGTGCCCGCGCTTCATGGCCGTATGGACGGGAGGCAACAGGGCTATGATGGCCCTGCGAACATCTTCAGGAGCGCTCTCAAGCCAAAGCACGAATGCGTCGTGGAGCATCGTCCCGTCAGGACGGCATTCCGCACCGGTTCTGGACGAGGTTTTCACTCTGAAGGCTTCGTGTAAGGACAAGCATGCATCGTCAGCAGACATCGGTGAATCCCGGGCGAAAAGCCCATGAAAAAAAGAAAGCGCGACGTTTCAATGTTGGCAAGATGCGACAGAAGGAACCGCTACGTGTCCACCGGCTGTGAACGGACTCTCGCACTGCTCTTGCGCCACGGCATGATACCGTCATGGCGAGCGCCTCCCGACGGAGGGGTAAAAGCAAGACGATGCGCGGCTTCTGACGACATCCTGTGCAGCTTCGCGCCCGCCCCGATGCGGTCGCGCCAGCGATGCACACAGGGCACTGGACCCGTTTCGTCGCGTGCATCACCTGTCACAGAACGCAGCCATGGTCAAGCCGATGCCACGGCCCGCGTCGGCTGCGAACCTGCCGGTTGCGAACCTGCCGGTTGCGAATCTGCCGGTTGCGAATCTGCCTGCATGGCACCGACGTGCAGAGGATGTCTTCAGTCCCGCACGCCTTTGTCCGAACCACCTACAAGATAATCCTTTCCGGCACATTGTCACGACAGGAAGTATGCGGATACCGGACAGCCCCCGTCCACGGCGCGGCCACCTGATGGAACCGCCCACCGATGACCGCAACGCCTCCTCCGGGTCACAGCGGGTGCAGTCCGTCCCGCCACAGCCGTGCACTTCCGGCGTATGGCCCTGTTTCCTGCCGCACCCGTTCCGAATCCGTGCCATGCCTCGCGTACGAAGGTTGCGGCGATACTTCACCATTGCTATGGTGAATGTCTACCCGCCACTTCGGCAGCAGGAGACGCACATGGCCGCCCCCGATGATAAGTTCATGGTCGAAGGCGTAGACCTTTCCCGCACCCGCAACCGCAACGAAATACGGGTGGTCAAGGCCATCCGCACGGTCCTCGGCGAACCGCCCGTCTACACGCCTGACCCCAAAGACATACAGGACATCTACGCGCTGGCGCTCAATGCCCTGCCCCCGCGTTACGCGCAGCACGGTACCATCGTCCTGCGCGACCCGGTGCGCGACGAACAGATTCTCGAAGCCGTGCGCGACGCCTTCATCCGGGTCATGGAACACCCCAAGGCGTGACAGCCCCCCCCAACGCCCACACAAACGGCACTGTCAGCGACGTGCTCACAGTGAAACGCCGTACCCGGACCGTACAGTGACCACGCCATACCTGACGCCACAGGCGTCCTCGCCTGAAGCGGACGCTCCGTGCCCGTTCTTCCCGGGCCGACGGGGCAGGTAAAGTGACACGGGCGAACGGCTGGCTGTGGCGACGGGCTGACCATGACGACGGGGGCGCCCCGACGACCCGGCAGAGAGGCGAGCGCAACAGGGAACAACCTGTCGACACTCTAAAGCCAGACAGCGGGCCCGTCGGGTCGACGAGACGTACCAGGCGGAAAGGGCAGACCGTCCCCACCGTGGCGACGGGTGACAACGCTTGCGGACCAGACTGGCCGGGTGTACCGAACAGGCCGGATGTGCCGGACAGGGCCACACCGCAGGCGCCTGCCTGCACATCCCCTGCCCGAGGTCGCATACGGCAATGCGCAGACACCGCACGACGTCCCTCGCTTCCGACAACCATTCCCGGCGCATGACCACGCCACGACCGACAGGGACGCAGAGACACCGCCCCATGGAGAGACCATGATCACCATCGACCTGCATACCCACACAAGCCACTCCCACGGTCAGGCGACCGTGCAGGAGATGTTCGAAGCCGGTTGCGCACGCGGCCTGCTCGTACATGGATTCTCCGAGCATTCGCCTCGACCTTCGGGGTATGACTACCCCAAGGACTACCGCGACAAGCTCACCCGCAGCTTTCCCGACTATGTGGAACAGGTGCGCACCCTCGCCGCCACCTACGCCCCCGAACGCACCGTGCTGCTGGGCCTCGAGATGGACTGGCTGCCCGGGCAGGAACCCTTCATCGACGCCACCATCCACCGCTACGACTATGACTACGTCATCGGTGGCATCCACTTCCTCGGCACGTGGGGGTTCGACTACACGCCCGACGACTGGCAGGGCTTCAGCCCCGAACAGACCGCCGACATCTATGTCCGCTATTTCGAGTCGTTGCGTCGCATGGCGGCCTCGGGCATGTTCGACATCGCCGCCCACCCCGACATCATCAAGATATTCAGTGCCGCGGCGTTCCACGACTGGCTGGCGACCGACAAGGCGAAAGCCGTGGTACGCGACGCCCTTGAGACGATGCATACGGCGGGCATGGCGATGGAGATATCCTCTGCGGGATTGCGCAAGCCTTGCAAGGAAATCTACCCCTGCCCCGACATCATGCGCATGGCTGCCGACATCGGTCTGCCCGTGACCTTCGGGTCTGACGCCCACTGTGTGAACACCATCGGCTGGGGTTTCGACACACTGGCCGACTACGCAAGGGGTTTCGGGTACACCCGTAGTGTCTGGATGCGACGGGGCGAACGATTC
This window encodes:
- a CDS encoding cytochrome c3 family protein; the encoded protein is MPSKQSPRLTAFYYFAWLVAVVALLGIFAAGGLERPARTTGETPAAKAPAASAAAPSPYMPVTSIPPFDADRADYILLAWSTQGMQMVTDAEPRWTMLPPEAALRAQLVRRGPGPAPVTEGVRITWRVEREHATLEGAPVSGAAGEMKLEQGGSTFAADGIGIMPYRASGGFNAYPTVTVEAHDDEGRLLARTAAVLPVSTEVGCRNCHGGAWKRDGLAGISPATADDVLTVHDRINGTDLVAQAAKAPVECRSCHSGAPEAPAPSLSAALHGWHANYMTDGGAETCASCHPSSPQGATRFMRGLHKAKALDCTRCHGAMEDHALSLLRWEEKAGRKSAARLARELKPRAVSAVDDINPRAPWAMEPDCTGCHDFAQKPATATASAFNKWTASEKDRFSARADDMGNLRCPTCHGAAHAEYPAENPFGRDLDNMPPIQYQQHAKVMGGGNNCSVCHREPLPMEASAHHPVVIRKTIPITLPAGTVLTKPAVLFPHDTHGSMDCGTCHHKGYQEGKQTCATKGCHDRPRPDTIEGLGEVGYFRNAFHGKERGCMTCHLALREKGKAAGPVGCRDCHTPGNNQ
- a CDS encoding cytochrome c, with protein sequence MDYPVWQLWGINGGLLVAIISVLHVFVAQFAVGGGFLLVHAATRAERAGSAEATFWVKRFTRFFLLLSMVFGGVSGVGIWVIISLISPAATSLLVHRFVYAWATEWVFFLGEIVALLVYYYGFGKMRFEDHRNVGLLYGLFAYLSLFMINGIITFMLTPGAWMQTQGFWDGFFNPTFWPSLLFRSALCAMLSGLFGLVWASLIDDERARELMTGVTRLWALVPIPFMAVGAWWYLGALPAPQLEMVLRRTADIRPFLEAFPWVLAALMVGGLAFFTRLPSGARVPVAALLLVLGLCQVGTFEWVRETGRRPWIVHGVIWSNGITPEAGAKSDLEGMLKVARWSGVKQVAEANMHEAGRELWQVQCANCHGLGAPMIDILPRIANRPLTGVEALITGQGALQGYMPPFVGTPAERRALATYLVNERDARRH
- a CDS encoding GNAT family N-acetyltransferase, with the protein product MTPVTLHTTRLVLRPWLDSDRQPFAALNADPEVMRYFPAPLLREESDAMADRIVLLMERQGWGFWAVERTQDKSFMGFVGLHQPEDLPFSPCTEVGWRLARPYWGCGYATEAARASLSFAFGQLGLSSVVAFTAVSNTRSQGVMRRLGMTLESPFDHPRLPDDHPLRPHVLYRITHDRFAR
- a CDS encoding late competence development ComFB family protein; translated protein: MAAPDDKFMVEGVDLSRTRNRNEIRVVKAIRTVLGEPPVYTPDPKDIQDIYALALNALPPRYAQHGTIVLRDPVRDEQILEAVRDAFIRVMEHPKA
- a CDS encoding histidinol-phosphatase codes for the protein MITIDLHTHTSHSHGQATVQEMFEAGCARGLLVHGFSEHSPRPSGYDYPKDYRDKLTRSFPDYVEQVRTLAATYAPERTVLLGLEMDWLPGQEPFIDATIHRYDYDYVIGGIHFLGTWGFDYTPDDWQGFSPEQTADIYVRYFESLRRMAASGMFDIAAHPDIIKIFSAAAFHDWLATDKAKAVVRDALETMHTAGMAMEISSAGLRKPCKEIYPCPDIMRMAADIGLPVTFGSDAHCVNTIGWGFDTLADYARGFGYTRSVWMRRGERFERPF